The following coding sequences are from one Seonamhaeicola sp. ML3 window:
- a CDS encoding sodium:alanine symporter family protein — protein sequence MKKYLLLFFTLTFSILTFAQETAEKGLDEKVNEWFAPISEAWSGFIFTSINLTEGVSMPIVIIWLLAAGLIFTLVFKFANIRLFPVSINIVRGKYDDIDHHESMSMKGDPTPGGDILETIAVENHEGEVSHFQALTAALSGTVGLGNIAGVAIAISLGGPGATFWMIVAGLLGMSSKFVECTLGVKYRDIGDDGTVYGGPMYYLKKGLTDVGKSGLGKVLAVIFAIMCIGGSFGGGNMFQANQAAQQFNNMIGADSTSAGVIFGIIMAVLVAIVIIGGIKRIGSITEKVVPFMVGIYFLAAIVIIFMHINQIGSAFGQILDGAFNAKGITGGMLGVLIIGFQRAAFSNEAGVGSAAIAHSAVKTKYPASEGLVALLEPFIDTVVVCTMTALVIIITNGDGSIMEYGVKAPDGVLATSKAFASVLPWFPYVLTIAVVLFAFSTMLSWSYYGLQSWMFLFGRSKASDYTFKILFCFMIIVGSAASLGAVTDFSDAMIFAMAVPNVIGLYFLFPKVRDEVKRYIGAIKEAKS from the coding sequence ATGAAGAAGTATCTTCTTTTATTTTTTACCCTCACATTTTCAATTTTAACATTTGCCCAAGAAACCGCTGAAAAAGGTTTAGATGAAAAGGTTAATGAATGGTTTGCGCCAATTTCAGAAGCTTGGAGTGGGTTTATATTTACTTCCATAAATCTTACTGAGGGTGTCTCTATGCCCATTGTAATAATTTGGTTGTTGGCCGCAGGTTTGATATTCACCCTAGTTTTTAAGTTTGCGAATATTAGATTATTTCCTGTGTCTATAAATATTGTTAGGGGAAAGTATGATGACATTGACCATCATGAGTCTATGAGTATGAAAGGTGATCCCACCCCTGGAGGCGATATTTTAGAAACTATTGCAGTAGAAAATCATGAAGGCGAAGTGTCTCATTTTCAAGCTTTAACCGCAGCGCTATCTGGAACCGTAGGTTTAGGAAATATTGCAGGTGTTGCTATTGCTATTTCATTAGGAGGGCCAGGAGCCACGTTTTGGATGATTGTAGCCGGGTTATTGGGTATGTCTTCAAAATTTGTAGAGTGTACATTAGGCGTAAAATATAGAGATATTGGTGATGACGGAACAGTATATGGAGGACCAATGTATTATTTGAAAAAAGGACTAACAGATGTTGGTAAAAGTGGTTTAGGTAAAGTGTTGGCTGTAATTTTCGCAATTATGTGTATTGGAGGTTCATTTGGTGGCGGCAATATGTTTCAGGCCAATCAGGCAGCTCAGCAGTTTAATAACATGATAGGGGCCGACTCTACTTCTGCGGGAGTCATCTTCGGAATCATCATGGCCGTACTTGTAGCAATCGTTATAATTGGAGGTATTAAGCGTATAGGTAGTATTACAGAAAAAGTTGTGCCGTTTATGGTTGGGATATACTTTTTGGCGGCCATAGTCATAATATTCATGCATATAAACCAAATAGGTTCTGCATTTGGCCAAATTCTTGATGGTGCGTTTAACGCAAAAGGAATTACAGGTGGTATGCTTGGCGTTTTAATAATTGGTTTTCAAAGAGCAGCTTTCTCAAATGAAGCTGGTGTTGGGTCGGCAGCCATAGCACATTCTGCTGTAAAAACTAAATACCCTGCTTCTGAAGGTTTGGTGGCCCTATTGGAACCTTTTATAGATACAGTAGTTGTATGTACTATGACAGCTCTTGTAATTATCATAACCAATGGAGATGGAAGTATAATGGAGTATGGTGTTAAGGCTCCAGATGGTGTTTTAGCAACCTCTAAGGCTTTCGCATCTGTGTTGCCCTGGTTTCCTTACGTATTAACTATTGCTGTTGTATTGTTTGCTTTTTCCACAATGCTCTCTTGGTCTTATTATGGCTTACAGTCTTGGATGTTTTTATTTGGTAGATCCAAGGCTTCAGATTACACCTTTAAGATTCTATTTTGTTTCATGATAATAGTAGGCTCGGCTGCTAGCTTGGGAGCTGTAACAGATTTTTCGGATGCTATGATTTTTGCTATGGCGGTACCCAATGTAATAGGTTTATATTTCTTGTTTCCTAAAGTTAGGGATGAGGTTAAGCGTTATATAGGCGCTATAAAAGAAGCAAAATCCTAG
- a CDS encoding DUF2721 domain-containing protein, whose translation MESLTLTTPALLFSAISLIMLAYTNRFLAYAATIRSLHGKYLKNKDGILMAQIQNIKRRLYLTRTMQILGISSLLLCVLTMFLIYIEQQVFAIWVFGLALLLLIASLAFLILEIQISVKALELHISDIEGN comes from the coding sequence ATGGAATCTTTAACACTTACCACACCGGCTTTACTATTCTCTGCAATTTCGCTTATTATGCTAGCCTACACCAATAGGTTTCTTGCTTATGCAGCGACCATTAGGAGTTTGCATGGTAAATATCTTAAAAACAAAGACGGTATTCTTATGGCACAAATACAGAATATAAAACGAAGACTGTATCTAACTCGTACTATGCAAATACTAGGTATTTCGAGTTTATTGCTATGTGTACTTACCATGTTTTTAATATATATAGAACAGCAAGTTTTTGCTATTTGGGTATTTGGCTTAGCACTTCTACTATTAATTGCCTCATTGGCTTTTTTGATTTTAGAAATACAAATTTCTGTAAAGGCACTGGAGCTTCATATTAGTGATATAGAGGGAAACTAA
- a CDS encoding helix-hairpin-helix domain-containing protein — protein MKSHFTFTKQQRNGIFLLLVLIVVLQCAYFFIDFSSKEIVVDEKAINAFSKELDSLKAIEIESRKPKIYPFNPNFISDYKGASLGMSNEEIDRLLKFRSEGKWINSTQEFQEVTKISDSLLVAISKYFKFPEWVTNTTLNANKDLPKLKVSKTYKQKIDLNKATSQQLQTVNGVGEVLSKRIVKYRNKFVGGFIADVQLNYIYGLTPEVVERITKEFTVKTPRPITKIKINSASIDELVTVQYIDYDIAYNIIEERTLREGYKNIEELTKVKDFPVNKLEIIGLYLLFD, from the coding sequence ATGAAATCCCATTTTACGTTTACTAAACAGCAACGAAATGGGATTTTCTTATTATTAGTGCTAATAGTAGTACTTCAGTGTGCATATTTCTTTATCGACTTCTCTTCAAAAGAAATTGTTGTTGATGAGAAGGCAATCAATGCTTTTAGTAAAGAACTCGATTCACTCAAGGCTATCGAGATTGAGTCTAGAAAACCAAAAATATACCCTTTCAATCCAAACTTTATTTCAGATTATAAGGGAGCAAGTTTAGGTATGTCTAATGAAGAAATCGATAGACTTTTAAAATTTAGAAGTGAAGGGAAATGGATTAATTCTACTCAAGAATTTCAAGAGGTAACCAAAATTTCAGATTCTCTATTGGTGGCCATTTCAAAGTATTTCAAATTTCCTGAATGGGTAACGAACACAACATTAAATGCAAACAAAGATTTACCAAAACTTAAGGTCTCTAAAACGTATAAACAGAAGATAGACTTAAATAAGGCGACCTCTCAACAACTTCAAACTGTTAATGGTGTTGGAGAAGTACTTTCGAAACGAATTGTTAAATACCGAAATAAATTTGTTGGCGGTTTTATAGCTGATGTTCAGCTAAACTATATCTATGGACTAACTCCTGAGGTAGTAGAACGCATTACGAAAGAATTTACAGTAAAAACGCCAAGACCAATAACTAAGATTAAAATTAATTCAGCTTCTATTGATGAGCTTGTAACTGTTCAATACATAGATTATGATATTGCCTATAATATTATTGAAGAGCGTACATTGAGAGAGGGCTATAAAAACATTGAAGAATTAACAAAAGTAAAAGACTTCCCAGTAAATAAATTAGAGATAATTGGATTATATTTGTTGTTTGATTAA
- a CDS encoding CIA30 family protein, producing the protein MKVSILLISLMIFQNQMTIFDSNKNSNNSNWRIVDDVVMGGQSNGTFYITDAGKGIFSGNISLENNGGFSMVQYAFETKNISSFSKVSIYLKGDGKTYQFRVKSSIDDSYSYVISFETSGAWETIEIPFNTMYPSFRGRKLDKANYPGQQLEMVAFLIGNKKEERFKLEIDSIVLK; encoded by the coding sequence ATGAAAGTATCGATACTTTTAATCAGCTTAATGATATTTCAAAATCAAATGACAATATTCGATTCTAATAAAAATAGTAATAACAGCAACTGGCGTATTGTTGATGATGTGGTTATGGGAGGCCAATCTAATGGAACTTTTTATATAACCGATGCCGGCAAGGGAATCTTTTCTGGTAATATATCGCTTGAGAATAACGGTGGGTTTTCTATGGTACAGTATGCATTTGAAACGAAAAACATTTCTAGTTTCTCCAAGGTATCGATTTATCTGAAAGGCGATGGAAAAACGTATCAGTTTCGGGTTAAATCCAGCATTGATGATAGTTATTCATACGTAATCTCTTTTGAAACCTCTGGAGCGTGGGAGACCATCGAAATACCTTTCAATACCATGTATCCTTCATTTCGGGGGCGCAAACTAGATAAAGCAAACTATCCGGGGCAACAACTTGAAATGGTTGCATTTTTAATTGGTAACAAAAAAGAAGAACGTTTTAAATTAGAAATCGATTCGATTGTTTTAAAGTAA
- a CDS encoding tyrosine-type recombinase/integrase — translation MSIKSFADYLSLEKKYSVLTVNAYKKDIESFLEFLMSQHDTNNLDKVNYSQIRSWIVQMVDNGLANRSINRKVSSLNSYYKFLLRIGNIQINPLSKHKALKTRKKVQVPFSETEIVDVLDSFYDDKDFESIRDKLVIELFYSTGIRRIELVNLKLSNIDLTNKTLKVLSKRNKERIVPLIKPVQDTLRNYLNLRTELDEIHHHDALFLTKKGSKIYETLVYRIINNYFSKASSKVKKSPHILRHSFATHILNQGADINAVKELLGHSSLAATQIYTHNSIAELKKVHINAHPRSKK, via the coding sequence ATGTCCATTAAATCATTTGCAGACTATTTGTCACTGGAAAAAAAGTATTCTGTACTAACTGTAAATGCTTACAAAAAGGACATAGAAAGTTTTTTGGAATTTCTTATGTCTCAGCATGATACCAATAATTTAGATAAAGTCAATTATTCTCAAATTAGAAGTTGGATTGTGCAGATGGTGGATAACGGACTTGCAAATAGAAGCATAAACAGAAAAGTTTCTTCATTAAATTCTTATTATAAATTTCTTTTAAGAATTGGTAATATTCAAATCAATCCTTTGTCTAAGCATAAAGCCTTGAAAACAAGAAAAAAGGTACAGGTACCGTTTTCTGAAACTGAAATAGTAGATGTGTTGGACAGTTTTTATGATGATAAGGATTTTGAGAGTATAAGGGATAAATTAGTGATAGAGTTATTTTATTCTACGGGGATAAGAAGAATAGAGCTTGTGAATTTAAAACTATCAAACATTGATTTAACCAACAAGACACTTAAGGTTCTGAGTAAAAGAAATAAAGAACGGATTGTGCCGCTTATAAAACCAGTTCAGGATACCTTACGAAACTATCTAAATTTAAGAACTGAACTTGATGAAATTCATCATCATGACGCTCTTTTTTTAACTAAAAAGGGATCTAAAATTTACGAAACACTTGTTTACCGAATAATAAATAACTATTTTAGTAAGGCATCTTCAAAAGTAAAAAAGAGTCCACACATTTTAAGGCACTCTTTTGCTACACATATACTAAACCAAGGTGCCGATATAAATGCTGTAAAAGAACTTCTTGGACATTCCAGTTTGGCTGCCACACAGATATATACCCACAATAGCATAGCCGAATTAAAAAAAGTGCACATAAATGCACACCCAAGAAGTAAGAAGTAA
- the rpsU gene encoding 30S ribosomal protein S21 — MLIIPIKEGENIDRALKRYKRKFDRTGTKRALQTRKQFTKPSVARRAQIQKAQYIQKLRDAENI, encoded by the coding sequence ATGTTAATTATACCAATAAAAGAAGGAGAAAATATAGATAGAGCGCTAAAGCGTTATAAGAGAAAGTTTGATAGAACTGGTACAAAGAGAGCATTACAGACTCGTAAGCAGTTTACAAAGCCTTCTGTAGCACGTAGAGCTCAAATTCAAAAGGCTCAGTACATTCAAAAATTAAGAGACGCAGAAAACATTTAA
- a CDS encoding DUF2851 family protein, with protein sequence MQEEFLHYIWKYKKFRLNNLKTTQNELVDIQSVGHHNQDSGPDFFNAKIVIGEQLWAGNVEVHVKSSDWFLHNHETDASYDNVILHVVWEDDSEIYRSDNSVIPALELKQLIERDIIVNYEKLYSNHNKWINCEASFDQVDDFVIDNWLERLYFERLEQKSETINQLLKESRNDWEAVLFKMLAKNFGLKVNGEAFLSLAKSVDFSVIRKTQSNLTSLEALLFGQAGLLESDLETSYFKTLQSEYKFLGQKFGLNNNHVLPVKFFRLRPLNFPTIRLSQLACLYHEHQNLFSKIIETNNRDGFYKLFRVSTSDFWKNHYTFQKESKASAKTLTKSFIDLLLINTMLPIKFCYSKQLGHDSQDEVLKIASKIASEKNSIITSFNNLKQVSRSAMDSQALIQLKSAYCDKNRCIQCAIGSTILSQ encoded by the coding sequence ATGCAAGAAGAATTCTTACATTACATCTGGAAGTATAAAAAATTTCGGCTTAACAATTTAAAGACTACTCAAAATGAGCTTGTAGATATTCAGTCTGTTGGGCATCACAATCAAGATTCTGGACCCGATTTTTTTAATGCAAAAATTGTTATTGGAGAACAATTGTGGGCGGGAAATGTAGAGGTGCATGTTAAGTCATCAGACTGGTTTCTGCACAATCATGAAACAGATGCGTCCTACGATAATGTTATTCTACATGTGGTTTGGGAAGATGATTCTGAAATTTACAGAAGCGATAATTCGGTTATTCCAGCATTAGAGTTGAAGCAATTGATAGAGAGGGATATTATAGTCAACTACGAAAAGTTGTATTCCAATCATAATAAATGGATTAATTGTGAAGCTAGTTTTGACCAGGTAGACGATTTCGTTATTGATAATTGGTTAGAGCGATTGTATTTTGAGAGGTTAGAGCAGAAATCTGAAACCATAAACCAATTACTAAAAGAATCTAGAAACGATTGGGAGGCAGTTCTGTTTAAAATGTTGGCCAAAAATTTTGGGTTAAAGGTTAATGGTGAAGCATTTTTAAGTTTAGCCAAGTCGGTTGACTTTTCTGTTATTAGGAAAACACAATCTAATTTAACAAGCTTGGAAGCATTGCTGTTTGGTCAGGCAGGATTATTGGAATCAGACTTAGAAACCTCATATTTCAAGACTTTACAAAGTGAATACAAGTTTCTTGGTCAAAAGTTTGGTTTGAATAATAATCATGTTTTGCCTGTGAAATTTTTCAGGCTACGTCCTTTAAATTTTCCAACTATCAGGCTTTCTCAATTGGCCTGTTTATACCATGAACATCAAAACCTCTTCTCAAAAATTATAGAAACCAATAATAGAGATGGTTTTTATAAACTGTTTAGAGTTTCGACTTCAGATTTTTGGAAGAATCATTATACATTTCAAAAGGAATCTAAAGCCTCTGCTAAGACGTTAACTAAATCTTTCATAGACTTACTTTTAATCAATACCATGTTGCCGATTAAGTTCTGTTATTCAAAGCAGTTAGGACATGATTCTCAGGATGAGGTATTGAAAATAGCCAGTAAAATAGCTTCAGAAAAGAACAGTATAATTACATCGTTTAATAATTTAAAGCAAGTTTCTAGGTCTGCAATGGATTCTCAAGCGCTTATTCAACTTAAATCGGCATATTGTGATAAAAATAGATGCATACAATGTGCCATTGGTAGTACAATTTTAAGCCAATAA
- the hpf gene encoding ribosome hibernation-promoting factor, HPF/YfiA family: MKVNMQSVNFSADKKLLDFIQKRMDKLDTFYDKVIKSDVFLKVENTSDKENKIFEARVSVPGDSFVVKKQCKSFEEGADMAASSLERQLKKRKEKLRAHL, translated from the coding sequence ATGAAGGTAAACATGCAATCAGTTAATTTTAGCGCAGACAAAAAACTACTTGATTTCATTCAGAAAAGAATGGACAAGCTAGATACGTTTTATGATAAAGTAATAAAATCTGATGTTTTTTTGAAGGTAGAGAATACCAGTGATAAAGAGAATAAAATTTTTGAAGCCAGAGTAAGTGTTCCCGGAGATAGTTTTGTAGTCAAAAAGCAATGTAAATCTTTTGAGGAGGGTGCTGATATGGCAGCGTCTTCACTTGAAAGACAATTAAAAAAGCGAAAAGAAAAACTAAGAGCTCATTTATAG
- a CDS encoding TrkA family potassium uptake protein, whose amino-acid sequence MSNPLVRLFRSKIYTAVMLLGVLMLIGVVGFMFISEYSLVDALYMTVITMTTVGFGEVQPLDDQSKIFTIFLILASVVIVGYAISIITEYILSKNDVEELKHKKMQKQIDGFKDHVVICGYGRNGKQAVRKLQAHNKAFVVIEKDKEVEERLRLDEVPYVIGNANEDETLLLAGVDRASNFISALPNDADNLFVVLSTRQLNKNINIISRASQESSYNKLKFAGADNVILPDMIGGDHMASLVVVPGLMEFIDNLAIVGESNINIEEVAVEKLYSSQKAKTIKDLDLRKRTGCTIIGYKDSKGEYTVNPEPEILLETNSKIIVLGRPEQIEELNSAFDIEIENV is encoded by the coding sequence ATGAGTAACCCTTTAGTTAGACTTTTTCGGTCAAAAATCTACACAGCTGTAATGTTGTTAGGAGTACTTATGCTTATTGGTGTTGTTGGGTTTATGTTTATTTCAGAATATAGTCTAGTCGACGCACTATACATGACCGTTATCACCATGACAACAGTGGGTTTTGGTGAGGTTCAACCACTAGATGATCAATCAAAAATATTTACTATATTTTTAATACTAGCCAGTGTAGTTATAGTTGGTTATGCGATTTCCATAATTACAGAGTACATATTAAGTAAGAACGATGTCGAAGAATTAAAACATAAAAAGATGCAAAAACAGATTGACGGTTTTAAAGACCACGTCGTAATATGTGGTTACGGAAGAAACGGAAAACAAGCCGTACGAAAGCTTCAAGCACACAACAAGGCTTTTGTTGTTATAGAGAAAGATAAAGAAGTAGAAGAGCGCTTGAGGTTAGATGAGGTGCCTTACGTCATTGGAAATGCTAACGAAGATGAAACATTGCTTTTAGCCGGTGTAGACAGAGCTTCTAATTTTATTTCGGCCTTACCTAACGATGCCGATAATTTGTTTGTAGTATTATCTACAAGACAACTCAATAAAAATATCAATATAATAAGTAGGGCGTCTCAAGAATCGTCTTACAATAAGCTTAAATTTGCTGGTGCCGATAATGTTATCTTGCCCGATATGATAGGAGGCGACCATATGGCCTCGTTAGTTGTGGTTCCAGGCCTTATGGAATTTATAGATAATTTGGCCATTGTTGGGGAGTCTAACATAAATATAGAGGAAGTTGCAGTAGAAAAATTATATAGTTCACAAAAAGCCAAAACTATTAAGGATCTGGACCTAAGAAAAAGAACGGGTTGTACCATTATTGGTTACAAGGATTCCAAAGGTGAATATACTGTAAATCCGGAACCAGAAATTTTACTTGAGACCAATTCAAAAATTATAGTTTTAGGTAGACCAGAGCAAATAGAGGAACTAAATTCGGCTTTCGATATTGAAATTGAAAATGTTTAA
- a CDS encoding ABC transporter permease: MNYEYFIAKRIISSKSYKSSVSAPIIKIGIAAIAIGMVVMMIAIATGIGLQQKIRDKVVAFNGHVLITNYDSNNSEESITPISINQEFYPEFKTVDGIAHIQAVASKYGVIMTDTDFEAAYLKGVGMDYDWKYFNEFLVEGRLPDYSKKWSEDVLISKYLANRLELQLDDTFQMLFSKDDPEKIPSRLKCKVVGIYESGFQDLDAQFIIGNMRHIQRINKWKKDEEGHFTEVGNFEVFIEDYDKLEQKGYEIYDNTPSVLNTKTITNKYSSIFEWIKIFDTNIYGIIGIMILVAGINMITALLVLILERTQMIGILKALGSNNWSIRKLFIYNASYLIILGLVWGNILGLGLLFAQKYFKLFPLDPSVYYVTEAPVYISAGYIIALNIGTLVLCLLMLLVPSYIITKISPVKAIRFD; the protein is encoded by the coding sequence TTGAATTACGAGTATTTTATAGCTAAACGCATTATTAGTAGTAAGTCGTATAAAAGTAGTGTTTCGGCTCCAATTATAAAAATTGGTATCGCGGCTATTGCTATAGGTATGGTAGTGATGATGATCGCTATTGCAACTGGTATTGGTTTGCAACAAAAAATACGAGATAAAGTGGTCGCATTTAATGGACATGTACTTATTACGAATTACGATAGTAACAATTCTGAAGAAAGTATAACTCCAATTTCAATAAATCAGGAATTTTATCCGGAATTTAAAACGGTAGATGGTATTGCGCATATACAAGCTGTAGCTTCGAAATATGGTGTGATTATGACCGATACCGATTTTGAAGCTGCTTACCTCAAAGGGGTTGGGATGGATTATGACTGGAAATATTTCAATGAATTTTTAGTTGAAGGAAGATTGCCCGATTATTCCAAAAAATGGAGTGAAGACGTTTTAATTTCCAAATATTTGGCAAATAGGTTAGAACTGCAGTTGGATGACACATTTCAAATGTTATTTTCTAAAGACGACCCAGAAAAAATACCCAGCCGACTTAAGTGTAAAGTCGTGGGGATTTATGAATCTGGTTTTCAGGATTTAGATGCTCAGTTTATCATAGGGAATATGCGTCATATTCAGCGCATCAATAAATGGAAAAAAGATGAAGAAGGCCATTTTACGGAGGTGGGAAATTTTGAGGTGTTTATAGAGGACTATGATAAACTAGAACAAAAGGGTTATGAAATTTATGATAATACACCATCGGTATTAAACACCAAGACCATCACAAACAAGTATAGTTCTATATTTGAATGGATTAAAATATTTGATACCAATATTTATGGAATTATTGGTATTATGATTTTAGTGGCTGGAATTAATATGATAACGGCGCTGCTCGTTCTAATCCTAGAACGTACCCAAATGATAGGCATTTTAAAAGCACTAGGAAGTAATAATTGGAGCATAAGAAAACTGTTTATATACAACGCTTCCTACCTAATCATTTTAGGTTTGGTTTGGGGAAATATTTTAGGGCTAGGGCTTCTATTTGCTCAAAAGTATTTTAAACTTTTTCCGTTAGACCCAAGTGTGTATTATGTTACCGAGGCTCCAGTTTATATTAGTGCTGGTTATATAATAGCTTTAAACATTGGTACATTGGTATTGTGTTTATTGATGCTTTTGGTGCCGTCCTATATCATCACGAAGATTTCTCCTGTTAAAGCAATTAGGTTTGATTAA
- a CDS encoding acyl-CoA dehydrogenase family protein, whose amino-acid sequence MTKMYFTEEHNLFRDSLRNFLKKEVVPHVDEWEETGTIDPSIWKKFGDMGFFGIHYPEAYGGTDLDIFYTVILQEELQRVNSGGFAASVWAHVYLSMTHLNAEGTEEIKQKYLVPSISGDKLGCLCISEPSGGSDVAGMRTTAVREGDHYIINGSKTFITNGVYSDYLVVTAKTSPELGNKGISIFVIDRDTPGISATKLNKLGWRASDTAELAFDCVKVPVSNLLGKENLGFSYIMQHFAIERLVMGVNAHARAEYALEYTLQYMSERTAFGKELNKFQALRHRYVDMYADMELCKAYNYAVASRLDRGEYVVKEASISKLKSTKMADYVINECLQFLGGYGYMEDYPLARMLRDSRLGPIGGGTSEILKEILSKMVIDKKEYKQAT is encoded by the coding sequence ATGACGAAAATGTACTTCACAGAAGAACATAATCTCTTTAGGGACAGCCTTCGAAATTTTTTAAAAAAAGAAGTTGTTCCACATGTAGATGAGTGGGAAGAAACAGGAACAATAGACCCCTCTATTTGGAAAAAGTTTGGTGATATGGGGTTCTTCGGCATCCATTATCCTGAAGCCTATGGGGGCACAGACTTAGATATTTTCTACACAGTAATATTGCAAGAAGAGCTTCAGAGAGTTAATTCTGGAGGTTTTGCTGCTTCCGTTTGGGCGCATGTATATCTATCAATGACTCATCTTAATGCTGAAGGAACTGAAGAGATAAAACAAAAATATCTTGTTCCCAGTATTTCTGGAGACAAACTTGGTTGCTTGTGTATTTCAGAACCTTCAGGAGGCAGTGATGTAGCAGGAATGAGAACTACGGCTGTTAGAGAAGGTGATCATTACATCATAAATGGATCTAAAACATTTATTACAAATGGGGTTTACAGCGACTATTTAGTGGTTACAGCTAAAACAAGTCCCGAACTAGGTAATAAAGGCATTAGTATTTTTGTTATAGATAGGGACACGCCAGGCATATCTGCTACGAAACTAAATAAATTGGGTTGGAGAGCATCTGATACTGCTGAGCTAGCTTTTGATTGTGTGAAAGTACCAGTTTCTAATTTGCTTGGAAAAGAAAATCTTGGTTTCTCTTACATCATGCAGCATTTCGCCATTGAGAGATTGGTTATGGGAGTTAATGCTCATGCTAGAGCAGAATATGCGTTAGAGTATACCTTGCAATATATGTCTGAAAGAACAGCCTTTGGCAAAGAATTAAATAAATTTCAGGCACTAAGACACAGATATGTGGATATGTATGCCGATATGGAATTATGCAAAGCCTATAACTATGCTGTAGCTTCCAGATTAGATAGGGGAGAATATGTGGTTAAAGAAGCTTCTATTTCTAAGTTGAAGTCCACTAAAATGGCAGATTATGTAATTAACGAATGTTTACAATTTCTGGGGGGCTATGGTTATATGGAAGATTATCCGCTTGCAAGAATGTTAAGAGATAGTAGATTGGGGCCAATTGGTGGCGGGACATCAGAAATTCTCAAAGAGATTTTATCTAAGATGGTAATCGATAAAAAAGAATATAAACAAGCTACATAA
- a CDS encoding PspC domain-containing protein, with protein sequence MNIYKPLYFFQKHGYYVCQRIADRFGIRAKVVRTSFMYLTFVTVGFGFALYLFLAFWMRIKDLIYTKRSSVFDL encoded by the coding sequence ATGAACATATATAAACCACTATATTTTTTTCAAAAACATGGTTACTATGTCTGCCAACGCATAGCAGACAGGTTTGGCATAAGGGCTAAGGTTGTTCGAACTAGCTTCATGTACTTAACTTTTGTAACCGTTGGATTTGGGTTTGCTTTGTATTTGTTTTTGGCATTTTGGATGCGTATCAAGGATTTAATTTATACAAAGCGGTCGTCTGTTTTTGATTTGTAA